Proteins encoded by one window of Epinephelus moara isolate mb chromosome 18, YSFRI_EMoa_1.0, whole genome shotgun sequence:
- the zgc:158403 gene encoding tetratricopeptide repeat protein 39A isoform X1: protein MSNGKDTSAAENSSQMTLKESLDECMEALDLFLNNHFSESLERLRPRVNESMYHALIYATVLEMQAMMTFQPDDISNAGNTMKSAQEVCQRYRRKSPGLTNKSVGESLTEVQLHAEVCYAECQLQRAALTFLQDENMVSFIKGGIKVRNSYLIYKDLHSFIKSHSCLKGPSHVHLEGGISFGIGAFNLTLSLFPPRILKVLEFAGFSGDKEYGLSLLHDGATGMNLRSMLCALLLLCYYTFLTFILGTGEGEVAEAERLLKPFRLRYPRGAIFLFFAGRTEEIKGNIDEAVALFEDGCKAQQAWKQFHHMCYWELMWCFTYKRAWKMAYFYADLLSQESRWSKAMYVYMKAAYLSMLPEDVARPFGEDEVELFRQVPAFKQKIAGKSPPTEKFAIRKARRYKAHCPIRLPVPVLEMMYMWNGFSMISKRPELTEGMMQTLVEAERTLLESPDNEYSMDDRCLIHLLKGLCLKNQGHLQAAEESFGKVLSSEKKIKFDHYLVPNSLVELSLLYIDQGRRDEAVKLLHKAKHNYKEYSMESRTQFRVHAALAKLKADPGDEEDTHM from the exons ATGTCCAATGGGAAAGACACAAGTGCTGCAGAGAA ctCCTCACAGATGACCCTGAAAGAGAGCCTGGATGAGTGTATGGAGGCCTTGGATCTCTTCCTTAACAACCACTTCAGTGAGAGCCTGGAGAGGCTGCGGCCAAG AGTGAATGAGAGTATGTACCACGCTCTTATCTACGCCACAGTGCTGGAAATGCAGGCCATGATGACTTTTCAGCCTGATGACATCAGCAACGCAGGAAATACCATGAAGAGTGCCCAGGAGGTGTGCCAGAG GTATCGACGGAAGTCTCCAGGTTTGACTAACAAGTCAGTGGGAGAGTCACTCACTGAAG TGCAGCTTCATGCTGAAGTGTGTTACGCAGAGTGCCAACTCCAAAGAGCTGCTCTCACCTTCCTACAG GATGAGAACATGGTGAGTTTTATCAAAGGAGGGATCAAAGTACGAAACAGTTATTTAATTTACAA AGATCTGCATTCCTTCATAAAATCTCACAGCTGTCTCAAAGGGCCGAGCCACGTCCACTTAGAGGGAGGAATATCGTTTGGAATAGGAGCGTTTAATCTG AcgctctctctgtttcctccacGGATACTCAAAGTGTTGGAGTTTGCAGGCTTCTCTGGAGACAAG gAGTAcggtctgtctctgctgcacgACGGTGCGACGGGGATGAATCTGCGCTCCATGCTGTGcgccctgctgctgctctgctactACACCTTTCTCACGTTCATACTAG GAACAGGTGAGGGGGAAGTGGCTGAGGCTGAGAGGCTGCTGAAACCTTTCCGGCTCCGCTACCCACGG GGAGCGATATTCCTCTTCTTTGCAGGCAGGACTGAAGAGATCAAGGGGAACATTGATGAG GCAGTGGCGCTCTTCGAAGACGGCTGCAAGGCGCAGCAGGCGTGGAAGCAGTTCCACCACATGTGCTACTGGGAGCTGATGTGGTGCTTCACCTACAAGCGAGCGTGGAAGATGGCGTACTTCTACGCAGACCTGCTGAGCCAGGAGAGCCGCTGGTCCAAG GCCATGTATGTTTACATGAAAGCTGCTTACCTCAGCATGCTGCCTGAAGACGTGGCCCGGCCGTTTGGGGAGGACGAGGTGGAGCTGTttag ACAAGTGCCGGCCTTCAAACAGAAGATAGCAGGGAAGTCTCCCCCGACTGAGAAGTTTGCTATCCGGAAAGCCAGACGCTACAAAGCTCACTGCCCGATCAGGCTCCCAGTGCCAGTGCTG GAGATGATGTACATGTGGAACGGTTTCAGTATGATCAGCAAACGACCAGAGCTGACTGAAGGCATGATGCAGACTCTGGTGGAGGCAGAGCGCACCCTGCTGGAGTCTCCTG ACAATGAGTATTCAATGGATGACCGCTGTCTGATCCATCTGCTGAAGGGTCTGTGTTTGAAGAACCAGGGTCACCTCCAGGCTGCTGAGGAATCCTTTGGCAAAGTGTTGTCCAG tgaAAAGAAGATCAAGTTTGATCACTACCTGGTGCCGAACTCTCTGGTGGAGCTCAGTCTGCTCTACATAGACCAAGGCAGGAGGGACGAGGCTGTTAAACTGCTGCACAAGGCCAA
- the zgc:158403 gene encoding tetratricopeptide repeat protein 39A isoform X3, giving the protein MVSFIKGGIKVRNSYLIYKDLHSFIKSHSCLKGPSHVHLEGGISFGIGAFNLTLSLFPPRILKVLEFAGFSGDKEYGLSLLHDGATGMNLRSMLCALLLLCYYTFLTFILGTGEGEVAEAERLLKPFRLRYPRGAIFLFFAGRTEEIKGNIDEAVALFEDGCKAQQAWKQFHHMCYWELMWCFTYKRAWKMAYFYADLLSQESRWSKAMYVYMKAAYLSMLPEDVARPFGEDEVELFRQVPAFKQKIAGKSPPTEKFAIRKARRYKAHCPIRLPVPVLEMMYMWNGFSMISKRPELTEGMMQTLVEAERTLLESPDNEYSMDDRCLIHLLKGLCLKNQGHLQAAEESFGKVLSSEKKIKFDHYLVPNSLVELSLLYIDQGRRDEAVKLLHKAKHNYKEYSMESRTQFRVHAALAKLKADPGDEEDTHM; this is encoded by the exons ATGGTGAGTTTTATCAAAGGAGGGATCAAAGTACGAAACAGTTATTTAATTTACAA AGATCTGCATTCCTTCATAAAATCTCACAGCTGTCTCAAAGGGCCGAGCCACGTCCACTTAGAGGGAGGAATATCGTTTGGAATAGGAGCGTTTAATCTG AcgctctctctgtttcctccacGGATACTCAAAGTGTTGGAGTTTGCAGGCTTCTCTGGAGACAAG gAGTAcggtctgtctctgctgcacgACGGTGCGACGGGGATGAATCTGCGCTCCATGCTGTGcgccctgctgctgctctgctactACACCTTTCTCACGTTCATACTAG GAACAGGTGAGGGGGAAGTGGCTGAGGCTGAGAGGCTGCTGAAACCTTTCCGGCTCCGCTACCCACGG GGAGCGATATTCCTCTTCTTTGCAGGCAGGACTGAAGAGATCAAGGGGAACATTGATGAG GCAGTGGCGCTCTTCGAAGACGGCTGCAAGGCGCAGCAGGCGTGGAAGCAGTTCCACCACATGTGCTACTGGGAGCTGATGTGGTGCTTCACCTACAAGCGAGCGTGGAAGATGGCGTACTTCTACGCAGACCTGCTGAGCCAGGAGAGCCGCTGGTCCAAG GCCATGTATGTTTACATGAAAGCTGCTTACCTCAGCATGCTGCCTGAAGACGTGGCCCGGCCGTTTGGGGAGGACGAGGTGGAGCTGTttag ACAAGTGCCGGCCTTCAAACAGAAGATAGCAGGGAAGTCTCCCCCGACTGAGAAGTTTGCTATCCGGAAAGCCAGACGCTACAAAGCTCACTGCCCGATCAGGCTCCCAGTGCCAGTGCTG GAGATGATGTACATGTGGAACGGTTTCAGTATGATCAGCAAACGACCAGAGCTGACTGAAGGCATGATGCAGACTCTGGTGGAGGCAGAGCGCACCCTGCTGGAGTCTCCTG ACAATGAGTATTCAATGGATGACCGCTGTCTGATCCATCTGCTGAAGGGTCTGTGTTTGAAGAACCAGGGTCACCTCCAGGCTGCTGAGGAATCCTTTGGCAAAGTGTTGTCCAG tgaAAAGAAGATCAAGTTTGATCACTACCTGGTGCCGAACTCTCTGGTGGAGCTCAGTCTGCTCTACATAGACCAAGGCAGGAGGGACGAGGCTGTTAAACTGCTGCACAAGGCCAA
- the LOC126405571 gene encoding enoyl-CoA delta isomerase 1, mitochondrial-like isoform X1 — MSVWFLAEAAVYCLYPESEQDKMALRAALRNKCGLSVRAGLLSQWSSCSSHGRVCGSPILVTQQRNNSTSPKIKVDFDRSTGVAVMRFQSPPVNSLSLDFLTEFCIGLEKLETDKSCRGLIITSSQPKVFSAGLDVMEMYGKSPEHYGEFWRAVQEMWLKLYGSNMVTIAAINGSSPAGGCLMSMTCDYRIMADNPRYTIGLNETLLGIVAPPWFKDTMSNTVGHRQTEMALELGLLYNPSEALKIGLVDQLVPEDQVLTTATQMMTKWLAVPDHARHLTKFMMRKPTIVKLTSNREADIQQFVDFITKDSIQRSLGMYMEMLKKRRG, encoded by the exons ATGTCTGTGTGGTTTTTGGCAGAAGCAGCAGTTTACTGTCTCTATCCAGAGTCTGAGCAGGACAAAATGGCGCTGAGAGCTGCACTGAGGAACAAGTGCGGCTTGTCAG TGCGTGCAGGTCTTCTCTCCCAGTGGTCTTCCTGCAGCAGTCATGGCAGAGTGTGTGGGTCTCCTATCCTCGTCACTCAGCAGAGGAACAACTCCACCTCGCCAAAGATCAAAGTGGATTTTGACCGTAGCACAG gTGTGGCGGTGATGCGCTTTCAGAGTCCGCCGGTGAACAGCCTCAGTTTAGATTTCCTCACAGAGTTCTGCATCGGTTTGGAGAAGCTGGAGACGGACAAGAGCTGCCGAGGCCTCATCATCACCTCG AGCCAGCCCAAGGTGTTCTCAGCCGGGCTGGACGTCATGGAAATGTACGGGAAGAGTCCAGAGCACTATGGAGAGTTCTGGAGAGCCGTTCAGGAGATGTGGCTGAAACTCTACGGCTCCAACATGGTCACTATCGCTGCAATCAAT GGTTCCAGTCCTGCAGGTGGCTGTTTGATGTCAATGACATGTGACTACAGGATAATGGCCGACAACCCTCGTTACACTATCGGCCTCAATGAGACGCTGTTGGGCATCGTAGCACCTCCTTG gtTTAAAGACACCATGTCCAACACGGTGGGCCACCGACAGACAGAGATGGCTCTGGAGTTGGGGCTCCTCTACAACCCCTCAGAGGCCCTGAAGATAGGACTGGTGGACCAGCTGGTACCTGAGGACCAGGTCCTCACCACAGCCACACAGATGATGACCAAGTGGTTGGCTGTTCCAG ACCACGCCAGACACCTCACCAAGTTCATGATGAGGAAGCCGACCATCGTCAAGCTGACGTCCAACAGAGAGGCCGACATCCAACAGTTTGTCGACTTCATCACCAAAGACTCCATTCAGCGGTCGCTCGGCATGTATATGGAGATGCTGAAGAAGAGACGAGGATAG
- the zgc:158403 gene encoding tetratricopeptide repeat protein 39A isoform X2 has translation MSNGKDTSAAENSSQMTLKESLDECMEALDLFLNNHFSESLERLRPRVNESMYHALIYATVLEMQAMMTFQPDDISNAGNTMKSAQEVCQRYRRKSPGLTNKSVGESLTEVQLHAEVCYAECQLQRAALTFLQDENMVSFIKGGIKVRNSYLIYKDLHSFIKSHSCLKGPSHVHLEGGISFGIGAFNLTLSLFPPRILKVLEFAGFSGDKEYGLSLLHDGATGMNLRSMLCALLLLCYYTFLTFILGTGEGEVAEAERLLKPFRLRYPRGAIFLFFAGRTEEIKGNIDEAVALFEDGCKAQQAWKQFHHMCYWELMWCFTYKRAWKMAYFYADLLSQESRWSKAMYVYMKAAYLSMLPEDVARPFGEDEVELFRQVPAFKQKIAGKSPPTEKFAIRKARRYKAHCPIRLPVPVLEMMYMWNGFSMISKRPELTEGMMQTLVEAERTLLESPDNEYSMDDRCLIHLLKGLCLKNQGHLQAAEESFGKVLSRHNYKEYSMESRTQFRVHAALAKLKADPGDEEDTHM, from the exons ATGTCCAATGGGAAAGACACAAGTGCTGCAGAGAA ctCCTCACAGATGACCCTGAAAGAGAGCCTGGATGAGTGTATGGAGGCCTTGGATCTCTTCCTTAACAACCACTTCAGTGAGAGCCTGGAGAGGCTGCGGCCAAG AGTGAATGAGAGTATGTACCACGCTCTTATCTACGCCACAGTGCTGGAAATGCAGGCCATGATGACTTTTCAGCCTGATGACATCAGCAACGCAGGAAATACCATGAAGAGTGCCCAGGAGGTGTGCCAGAG GTATCGACGGAAGTCTCCAGGTTTGACTAACAAGTCAGTGGGAGAGTCACTCACTGAAG TGCAGCTTCATGCTGAAGTGTGTTACGCAGAGTGCCAACTCCAAAGAGCTGCTCTCACCTTCCTACAG GATGAGAACATGGTGAGTTTTATCAAAGGAGGGATCAAAGTACGAAACAGTTATTTAATTTACAA AGATCTGCATTCCTTCATAAAATCTCACAGCTGTCTCAAAGGGCCGAGCCACGTCCACTTAGAGGGAGGAATATCGTTTGGAATAGGAGCGTTTAATCTG AcgctctctctgtttcctccacGGATACTCAAAGTGTTGGAGTTTGCAGGCTTCTCTGGAGACAAG gAGTAcggtctgtctctgctgcacgACGGTGCGACGGGGATGAATCTGCGCTCCATGCTGTGcgccctgctgctgctctgctactACACCTTTCTCACGTTCATACTAG GAACAGGTGAGGGGGAAGTGGCTGAGGCTGAGAGGCTGCTGAAACCTTTCCGGCTCCGCTACCCACGG GGAGCGATATTCCTCTTCTTTGCAGGCAGGACTGAAGAGATCAAGGGGAACATTGATGAG GCAGTGGCGCTCTTCGAAGACGGCTGCAAGGCGCAGCAGGCGTGGAAGCAGTTCCACCACATGTGCTACTGGGAGCTGATGTGGTGCTTCACCTACAAGCGAGCGTGGAAGATGGCGTACTTCTACGCAGACCTGCTGAGCCAGGAGAGCCGCTGGTCCAAG GCCATGTATGTTTACATGAAAGCTGCTTACCTCAGCATGCTGCCTGAAGACGTGGCCCGGCCGTTTGGGGAGGACGAGGTGGAGCTGTttag ACAAGTGCCGGCCTTCAAACAGAAGATAGCAGGGAAGTCTCCCCCGACTGAGAAGTTTGCTATCCGGAAAGCCAGACGCTACAAAGCTCACTGCCCGATCAGGCTCCCAGTGCCAGTGCTG GAGATGATGTACATGTGGAACGGTTTCAGTATGATCAGCAAACGACCAGAGCTGACTGAAGGCATGATGCAGACTCTGGTGGAGGCAGAGCGCACCCTGCTGGAGTCTCCTG ACAATGAGTATTCAATGGATGACCGCTGTCTGATCCATCTGCTGAAGGGTCTGTGTTTGAAGAACCAGGGTCACCTCCAGGCTGCTGAGGAATCCTTTGGCAAAGTGTTGTCCAG
- the LOC126405574 gene encoding uncharacterized protein LOC126405574 yields the protein MGIQCSTSPKTVDCLYDTASHAGLVPDASLDASLASLLSLNSSWALEQQYSTLQSAMTRQQRLAFDHDLHTLFGGNSTVTYGGVGVVALALSVLFEMLAHHQMAALGSRSSEAHPSPPDPIRRMFGADTRSDISSIASEFLKQVPGAANDQHKMATLLKTSEKKLRSELMDFYETMMSPEWSALSSAGVKQWMNGAALHVHILLHWKRLFDPSGGEVLSLDYLHRVDPLLKAYREYLVKTVKVSAASSPGSSGLLIVEPLRNVSHAVHHRVCERRAIQRTLVERFLSDQNLQRGKEFFQSSHKHHDALIAQQEHFQLSMM from the exons ATGGGAATACAGTGCAGTACATCTCCAAAGACCGTAGATTGTCTCTACGACACTGCCAG CCACGCAGGCCTGGTTCCTGATGCGTCCCTGGACGCCTCACTGGCCTCCCTGCTGTCCCTGAACTCCTCCTGGGCTCTGGAGCAGCAGTACTCCACCCTGCAGAGCGCTATGACCCGGCAGCAGAGGTTGGCCTTCGACCATGACCTCCACACCCTCTTCGGAGGAAACAGCACG GTGACTTATGGGGGTGTGGGCGTTGTTGCACTTGCCCTCTCAGTCCTGTTTGAGATGTTAGCCCATCACCAGATGGCTGCACTGGGCTCGAGGAGTTCTGAGGCTCACCCCTCACCTCCGGACCCCATACGCAGGATGTTCGGGGCTGACACCAGGTCGGACATCAGCTCCATCGCCAGCGAGTTTCTCAAACAG GTTCCTGGTGCAGCCAACGATCAGCACAAGATGGCAACACTGCTGAAGACATCAGAGAAGAAGCTGCGATCTGAGCTGATGGATTTCTACGAGACGATGATGTCACCGGAGTGGAGCGCTCTCAGCTCTGCCGGG GTGAAGCAATGGATGAACGGAGCTGCTCTCCACGTCCACATCCTACTCCACTGGAAGCGTCTGTTCGACCCATCAGGTGGAGAAGTCTTAAGTCTGGACTACCTGCATCGTGTTGACCCCCTGCTGAAGGCCTACAGAGAATATCTGGTCAAAACG GTTAAAGTGTCTGCGGCGTCCAGCCCCGGCTCCAGTGGGTTGCTCATAGTGGAGCCTCTGAGAAATGTGAGCCACGCCGTTCACCACAGAGTCTGCGAACGTAGAGCCATTCAGCGGACTCTGGTAGAGCGCTTTCTCTCAGACCAGAACCTGCAGAGGGGGAAGGAGTTCTTCCAGAGCTCCCACAAGCACCATGACGCTCTGATAGCACAGCAGGAACATTTTCAGCTGAGCATGATGTGA
- the LOC126405571 gene encoding enoyl-CoA delta isomerase 1, mitochondrial-like isoform X2 codes for MALRAALRNKCGLSGLLSQWSSCSSHGRVCGSPILVTQQRNNSTSPKIKVDFDRSTGVAVMRFQSPPVNSLSLDFLTEFCIGLEKLETDKSCRGLIITSSQPKVFSAGLDVMEMYGKSPEHYGEFWRAVQEMWLKLYGSNMVTIAAINGSSPAGGCLMSMTCDYRIMADNPRYTIGLNETLLGIVAPPWFKDTMSNTVGHRQTEMALELGLLYNPSEALKIGLVDQLVPEDQVLTTATQMMTKWLAVPDHARHLTKFMMRKPTIVKLTSNREADIQQFVDFITKDSIQRSLGMYMEMLKKRRG; via the exons ATGGCGCTGAGAGCTGCACTGAGGAACAAGTGCGGCTTGTCAG GTCTTCTCTCCCAGTGGTCTTCCTGCAGCAGTCATGGCAGAGTGTGTGGGTCTCCTATCCTCGTCACTCAGCAGAGGAACAACTCCACCTCGCCAAAGATCAAAGTGGATTTTGACCGTAGCACAG gTGTGGCGGTGATGCGCTTTCAGAGTCCGCCGGTGAACAGCCTCAGTTTAGATTTCCTCACAGAGTTCTGCATCGGTTTGGAGAAGCTGGAGACGGACAAGAGCTGCCGAGGCCTCATCATCACCTCG AGCCAGCCCAAGGTGTTCTCAGCCGGGCTGGACGTCATGGAAATGTACGGGAAGAGTCCAGAGCACTATGGAGAGTTCTGGAGAGCCGTTCAGGAGATGTGGCTGAAACTCTACGGCTCCAACATGGTCACTATCGCTGCAATCAAT GGTTCCAGTCCTGCAGGTGGCTGTTTGATGTCAATGACATGTGACTACAGGATAATGGCCGACAACCCTCGTTACACTATCGGCCTCAATGAGACGCTGTTGGGCATCGTAGCACCTCCTTG gtTTAAAGACACCATGTCCAACACGGTGGGCCACCGACAGACAGAGATGGCTCTGGAGTTGGGGCTCCTCTACAACCCCTCAGAGGCCCTGAAGATAGGACTGGTGGACCAGCTGGTACCTGAGGACCAGGTCCTCACCACAGCCACACAGATGATGACCAAGTGGTTGGCTGTTCCAG ACCACGCCAGACACCTCACCAAGTTCATGATGAGGAAGCCGACCATCGTCAAGCTGACGTCCAACAGAGAGGCCGACATCCAACAGTTTGTCGACTTCATCACCAAAGACTCCATTCAGCGGTCGCTCGGCATGTATATGGAGATGCTGAAGAAGAGACGAGGATAG